Within the Leptospira johnsonii genome, the region TATGTGCGTAGTTTAGAAGTTGGGCGTTCTTTCTTCCCAATTGGTCCGCTAAAATTTCCAATTGTAGTTTTGTATCTTCTAATCTTTCTAAATATTCCTGGGCGCCCGATACGTCAGTGCCTATTCCTAAAAATCCGGAAAGTTTGGAGTCAAAACCCTTTACCGGAGTGATGATCATTTGCGCAGGGAAGACAGTTCCGTCCTTTCTTTTGTATTTCCAGATCCTGGAATCGTAGGATTCTCTTTTGGCGACCTCGCTGAATATATCAAATCCTTTGATTTCTTTTTTGTAAAGTTCGCTCAGTTCCTTACTTCTCTTATTTGTGTCTTCCTTATCGTGGAGTATTTCAGGGGTATATTTTCCGATCAGTTCCTCTTCGGAATATCCGAATAGGTTCTCTGCTCCTTTACTGAAAACCGTTATTACTCCCTGCAGATCCGTTTTGATAATAGCGACTTGGGTGGCTGAATCCAAGATCTGTTTCATCTCGTAGTTGATCGTGATCAAAGATTGTTCTGCGAATTTCTTTTCGGTGATATCTTCTATCTGAGAAACGAAATATAGAAAGTTCCCAAGCTTGTCTCTGACGGAAGATACGCTCAAATTGATCCAGATAATGGAACCGTCTTTTTTGAAGTATCGTTTTTCCATTTTATATGATTCGATCTCTTTATCTAGGATCTGTTTTACATAACTTAAGTCTTTTTCCAGATCTTCTGGATGAGTGATGTCTTGGAAGGTTAGGGAATAGAATTCGGTCTCTGCATATCCAAGCATATCACAAAGTTTTTTGTTTACCTTTAACCATTTTCCTTCTGAAGAAACGAGGGCCATTCCGATCCCGTTACTTTCAAAAGCCCCTCTGAACATGAGTTCGCTTAATACTAGGTTATCTTCTATCCTTCTTCTTTCTTCTATGTCTTGGAAGATACCGAATAAACGTGTACATTTTCCTTCGGAGAATTCCGCATGCCCAATCGTTCGGACCCGTTTGGTTTTTCCCGTTTCCGTTTGGATCTGAAGATCCATATCATAATCTGTTCCGGAATGTAATGCACTTTCGATGGCAAGTATCATTCTTGCTTTATCTTCTCCTACTCGGGCAAATCGAATAAAGTCATCTAGTTTAGGAGAGTGGTCATCTGGGACCTCGAATATCTCTTTGGTCTTTTTGCTCCAATAAGTATTGTTCGATATAAAATCTATTTCCCAGGTCCCGATCTTTGCGATCTCATTTACTCTTGCCAGATTTTCCTGGTTCTTTCTGGATTCTTGGTCAGCCTGTTTGATTCGAGTAATATCCCAATTTGTTCCGATCATCTGGATCGGATTTCCTTCAGAATCCCGGAACACTGCGGCAATCGCCTTAATATAGTGTACTGATCTATCAGGCCAGAGGATCCGAAATTCGGTATCGAATTCCTTTCTTCCTGCAACTGCATTATAAAAGTCTTCTATTGCTCTGGTTTTATCCTCAGGGTGAAGCGATTTCTCCCAGGCCTCATATGCACCTGAAAATTCCGTCTTTGGAACACCGTATAGATTGTACATTCCTTCGTCCCAGACTAAGACATTTTTGATCAGGTCTAAGTCCCAGATTCCTACGTTAGCCGCTTTTGTGGCGAGTTTTAATCTTCTGTTGCTTTGTCGAAGAGATTCACGATCCGCCTTGGGTTTGGTGATCTCTTGGAATAAGAATACAAATTTGTAAGATGCTTGTTCGGAAGTTTTTATATAGCGGATCCCCACTTTAAAGTATAAAAAGTCCCCATCAGAGCCGGCGATCTTCAATTCGAATGCAGAAGGATTTTTGCCGTTTTTTGCTGATTCAATTTCTAATTCAAATTTTGTCCTGTCAGCAGGATGGATCTTTGTTAGGAGGAATGAGAGAGAAATTTCGGATTCGTTTAAACCTAAACGTTTAGAGAGTTGGGGAGGGATCTTGCAGAGACTTATATCTTCCGTTTCCCAGACATACGTGTCTAGAAGTTCGGTTAGGAAATCCAGGGTTTGAGCAGTTTGGTTTTTTCCGAGTTCTTCTTTCTGAGACATACCGGGTTCAACTCGGGGTCGATGGAATTTTAGACGTATGATTTAGGATGTCAACACCAAACAAAAAAGTTCTTTCTGTATTCTGGATCTAGTCTCTTATTTAGGTATGTCCGATCTTCCATTGATTACAAAAGTTCACGAAGTAACAGGCGGTAAAATTTTCCAGATCACGATGAATCGTCCGGACGTTCATAACGCAGTGAATAAAGAGATGGCGGATCTATTTGTGGAAGCATGGAAAACTTTCCAAAAAGATCCGGAACTTACCGTAGCTGTTTTGCATGGAGCAGGAGATAAGGCCTTTTGTTCCGGAGCAGACCTTTCCGGTTTAGATAAAATGGCAAATCTGTATCTAAACAAAGAAGAAAGAGAAGAATATGCTAAGAATGATCGAGGCCCTTTAGGTGGTTCGAGGATCGTCCAGAAAAAACCTGTGATCACTATATCCCACGGCTATACTTACGCAGGTGGTTTGGAATTATTTTGTCACGGTCATATTCGTATCGCGGAGCCTCAGGCAATATTCTCCGTAGCTTGTAGAAGATGGGGAGTTCCTCTTGTAGATGGTGGAACAGTGTATCTTCCTAGGTTGCTTGGTTGGGGATCTGCGTTACCGATGATTCTCACAGGACAAAGGATACGGGCGGAGAGAGCCTACCAACTGGGTTTAGTTTGGGAACTTGCGAAAAAAGGAAAGGGTTTAGAAAGAGCATTTTCTTATGCAACCCAACTTTGCAGACAACCTAGAGATGCAATGTTCGCGGACCTGAATTCGGCTTTAGAAGGTTGGAATCTACCTTTACAAGAAGCGCTGAGTGTAGAAGCCAGAAATACTTTTCCTGTAATGGAAAGCAAAAGTACCAAAGAAGGTGTAAAACGTTTCTTGGATGGGGACCGTTTTTGGTTTAGATGAAATAAAACAAGTATAGGACATTCTCTATTTCCAAAATTGTATTGTTGGTTCCGAACAATAGTGATCTAATCCTAAAACCATTGCGGATACGTATCAATCGGATATTGTTAGGAAAAATTATCTGCCATAATATGGAGAATGTTTATGCGAACTAAAAATAGGATTTTGATCTTACTTTTGTTTCTATCTTCGATTGGTTTCGTAAATTGTGATGCTTATAACGATTTATACGGAACCGGAGGAGATGATAAGAATGACAAGAAGACCTGCAGCGCGGCCGCCGCATTGTATTTAAGTTGTTCGAACGAAAACCCTGGTTATGCAAATACTGCATGCTCTTCCCAATATCTATTGGCCGCTGCTGCTTGCGGTTACGGTGGGGGAAGTGGAGGAGGAGGCGGGGGAGGTTATTAAAACTTTTCCCCGACGAACAATAGCGGATCTGCTTTTGTTAGATCC harbors:
- a CDS encoding PAS domain-containing sensor histidine kinase; amino-acid sequence: MSQKEELGKNQTAQTLDFLTELLDTYVWETEDISLCKIPPQLSKRLGLNESEISLSFLLTKIHPADRTKFELEIESAKNGKNPSAFELKIAGSDGDFLYFKVGIRYIKTSEQASYKFVFLFQEITKPKADRESLRQSNRRLKLATKAANVGIWDLDLIKNVLVWDEGMYNLYGVPKTEFSGAYEAWEKSLHPEDKTRAIEDFYNAVAGRKEFDTEFRILWPDRSVHYIKAIAAVFRDSEGNPIQMIGTNWDITRIKQADQESRKNQENLARVNEIAKIGTWEIDFISNNTYWSKKTKEIFEVPDDHSPKLDDFIRFARVGEDKARMILAIESALHSGTDYDMDLQIQTETGKTKRVRTIGHAEFSEGKCTRLFGIFQDIEERRRIEDNLVLSELMFRGAFESNGIGMALVSSEGKWLKVNKKLCDMLGYAETEFYSLTFQDITHPEDLEKDLSYVKQILDKEIESYKMEKRYFKKDGSIIWINLSVSSVRDKLGNFLYFVSQIEDITEKKFAEQSLITINYEMKQILDSATQVAIIKTDLQGVITVFSKGAENLFGYSEEELIGKYTPEILHDKEDTNKRSKELSELYKKEIKGFDIFSEVAKRESYDSRIWKYKRKDGTVFPAQMIITPVKGFDSKLSGFLGIGTDVSGAQEYLERLEDTKLQLEILADQLGRKNAQLLNYAHITSHNLRAPTSNLISLVELVEEAKSEEEVHSLVGKFKISVDYLQETLDSLVEVLKIQEGTKRKIETVRFDSILKKILRILEGQILETSAEIRSDFSELEEFEYDKTYLESILLNLISNSIKYRSSHRIPKIEIRTEISEEKYLLIVEDNGLGIDLKKYQNKLFGLHKTFHRHPDARGVGLFLTKSQVEALNGRIYAESELDQGTKMIIELRSSSPLN
- a CDS encoding enoyl-CoA hydratase-related protein, giving the protein MITKVHEVTGGKIFQITMNRPDVHNAVNKEMADLFVEAWKTFQKDPELTVAVLHGAGDKAFCSGADLSGLDKMANLYLNKEEREEYAKNDRGPLGGSRIVQKKPVITISHGYTYAGGLELFCHGHIRIAEPQAIFSVACRRWGVPLVDGGTVYLPRLLGWGSALPMILTGQRIRAERAYQLGLVWELAKKGKGLERAFSYATQLCRQPRDAMFADLNSALEGWNLPLQEALSVEARNTFPVMESKSTKEGVKRFLDGDRFWFR